A single window of Hymenobacter sp. APR13 DNA harbors:
- a CDS encoding 3-hydroxyacyl-CoA dehydrogenase family protein, translated as MINVAVIGSGTMGNGIAHVFAQHGFPVALIDISQPALDKALGTIAKNLDRQVAKGSLSEDDKTATVGRICTFTSIAEGVRDVQLVVEAATENVDLKLNIFRELDQHAPQDAILASNTSSISITKIAAVTQRPDKVIGMHFMNPVPVMKLVEVIRGYATSDEVTARIMDLSRQLSKTPTEVNDYPGFVANRILMPMINEAIISLHEGVAGVEEIDTVMKLGMAHPMGPLQLADFIGLDVCLAIMRVLHDGLGNPKYAPCPLLVNMVMAGRLGVKSGEGFYSWGHGTKDLVVAERFRK; from the coding sequence GACATCAGCCAGCCCGCCCTCGACAAGGCCCTGGGCACCATCGCCAAAAACCTGGACCGCCAGGTGGCCAAGGGCAGCCTCAGCGAGGACGACAAAACCGCCACCGTGGGCCGGATCTGCACATTCACGAGCATTGCCGAAGGCGTGCGCGACGTGCAGCTGGTGGTGGAAGCCGCCACCGAAAACGTGGACCTCAAGCTCAACATCTTCCGCGAGCTGGACCAGCACGCGCCCCAGGACGCCATTCTGGCCTCCAATACCTCGTCTATCTCCATCACCAAGATTGCGGCCGTTACGCAGCGGCCCGACAAGGTGATTGGCATGCACTTCATGAACCCGGTGCCGGTGATGAAGCTGGTGGAGGTTATCCGCGGCTATGCCACGTCGGATGAGGTGACGGCCCGCATCATGGACCTGTCGCGGCAGCTCAGCAAAACGCCGACGGAAGTCAACGACTACCCCGGCTTTGTGGCCAACCGCATCCTGATGCCGATGATCAATGAGGCCATCATCAGCCTGCACGAAGGCGTGGCGGGCGTAGAGGAAATCGACACGGTGATGAAGCTGGGCATGGCCCACCCCATGGGCCCGCTGCAGCTGGCCGACTTTATTGGGCTGGACGTGTGCCTGGCTATCATGCGCGTGCTGCACGACGGCCTGGGCAACCCCAAGTACGCCCCGTGCCCGCTGCTGGTGAACATGGTAATGGCCGGCCGCCTCGGCGTGAAATCGGGCGAAGGCTTCTACAGCTGGGGCCACGGCACCAAGGACCTGGTGGTGGCCGAGCGCTTCCGCAAGTAG
- the msrA gene encoding peptide-methionine (S)-S-oxide reductase MsrA: MEKATFGAGCFWCVEAVFQDLEGVEKAVSGYSNGRIASPTYREVCSGLTGHAEVIQITYDPAIISFEQLLEIFWKTHDPTTLNRQGADAGTQYRSGVYYHNEEQKRLAEEYKQKLNEAKAFDQPIVTEIEPLKSFYPAEDYHQNYYKQNGREPYCQFVVRPKVDKVRAVFGDKLKKGALL; this comes from the coding sequence ATGGAAAAGGCAACTTTCGGAGCTGGCTGCTTCTGGTGCGTCGAGGCCGTGTTTCAGGACCTCGAAGGCGTGGAAAAAGCAGTGTCCGGTTATTCCAACGGGCGCATCGCCAGCCCTACGTACCGCGAAGTATGCAGCGGCCTGACCGGCCACGCCGAAGTGATTCAGATTACCTACGACCCAGCTATCATCAGCTTCGAGCAGCTGCTGGAGATATTCTGGAAAACTCACGACCCGACCACCCTCAACCGCCAGGGCGCCGATGCTGGCACGCAGTACCGCTCGGGCGTGTACTACCACAACGAGGAGCAAAAGCGCCTGGCCGAAGAGTACAAGCAGAAGCTCAACGAGGCCAAAGCCTTCGACCAGCCTATCGTGACGGAGATTGAGCCGCTCAAGAGCTTCTACCCGGCCGAGGACTATCACCAGAACTACTACAAGCAGAACGGCCGCGAGCCTTACTGCCAGTTTGTGGTGCGGCCCAAAGTAGATAAAGTGCGGGCCGTATTCGGCGACAAGCTCAAAAAGGGCGCCCTGCTGTAG
- a CDS encoding OmpA family protein, producing MRLSLSAVPLLACMLLPLGAAAQATLATANTKARSLWDKAQTQAKERNFAKAIETLTVLNQKFPSLGEPYVLRGSLLKAMGENRPAFEAYRDGLAKLPADANRANDYYTLGELAMSFGEYQTAAESYRRLLKSGPKAQRFAPRAQRQLLNCEFAVKAMASPVGVQPERLGAPLNTFRFQYFPALTADSRFLLYTGRPTSESGEDLFVSKMNKDGSIGDPASISPFINTPYNEGAGTISGDGKTLVFASCDRPNSVGNCDLYISRRTGNNWSKPQNLGRTVNSVEWDSQPTLSADGRTLYFTSTRRGGQGQEDIYVTTLDANGNWTPARNLGRPVNTPGKDMAPFIHASSSTLYYVTDGLVGMGGLDVYRCEQQSSTTWSEPMNLGYPLNTHENEASLFISSDNRRGFCSRSRAAEPGVRKEQDRPVELFSFEVPQQVRARETSTYTQGRVFDAVTKKPIKADVQLYDLNTDELTQYVTSDSENGDYTVVLNEGRQYAMYAAADKYLMSSLSFDYSDKRSFDPLVLDIYLEPVRSGRSIVLNNLFFDTREYALKPKSRTELNRLVGFMKQYPEVQVEIIGHTDDVGSDDDNLVLSQNRAKSVYSYLISQGVKVNRLRFKGYGESKPLVANDTESHRQQNRRIELKIL from the coding sequence ATGCGCCTATCCCTGTCTGCTGTGCCGCTGCTGGCCTGTATGCTGCTCCCGCTGGGGGCGGCGGCGCAAGCCACCCTGGCTACCGCCAATACCAAAGCCCGCAGCCTCTGGGACAAGGCGCAGACCCAGGCCAAGGAGCGCAACTTCGCCAAGGCCATCGAAACCCTGACGGTGCTCAACCAGAAGTTTCCGTCGCTGGGCGAGCCCTACGTGCTGCGGGGCTCGCTGCTGAAGGCCATGGGCGAAAATCGTCCAGCCTTCGAGGCCTACCGCGACGGGCTGGCCAAGCTGCCCGCCGACGCCAACCGCGCCAACGACTACTACACGCTGGGCGAGCTGGCCATGAGCTTCGGTGAGTACCAGACGGCCGCCGAAAGCTACCGCCGCCTGCTGAAGTCGGGGCCCAAGGCCCAGCGCTTCGCCCCGCGGGCCCAGCGCCAGCTGCTCAACTGCGAATTCGCAGTTAAGGCCATGGCCAGCCCCGTTGGCGTGCAGCCCGAGCGCCTCGGGGCCCCGCTCAACACGTTCCGGTTTCAGTACTTCCCGGCCCTCACCGCCGACAGCCGGTTTCTGCTCTATACGGGCCGGCCTACTTCCGAAAGCGGCGAGGACCTGTTCGTATCGAAGATGAACAAGGATGGCAGCATCGGCGACCCGGCTTCCATCTCGCCCTTCATCAACACACCCTACAACGAAGGCGCCGGCACGATTTCCGGCGACGGCAAGACGCTGGTGTTTGCCTCCTGCGACCGGCCCAACTCAGTTGGCAACTGCGACCTGTATATCTCGCGCCGCACCGGCAACAACTGGAGCAAGCCGCAGAACCTAGGTCGCACCGTCAACTCGGTGGAGTGGGACTCGCAGCCCACGCTGTCGGCCGATGGGCGCACGCTGTACTTCACCTCCACGCGGCGGGGCGGCCAGGGGCAGGAGGATATCTACGTGACTACCCTCGACGCCAACGGCAACTGGACGCCGGCCCGCAACCTGGGCCGCCCCGTGAATACGCCCGGCAAAGACATGGCCCCCTTCATCCACGCCAGCAGCAGCACGCTCTACTACGTGACGGACGGGCTGGTAGGCATGGGCGGGCTGGACGTGTACCGCTGCGAGCAGCAGAGCTCCACCACCTGGAGTGAGCCCATGAATCTGGGATATCCGCTTAATACACACGAGAATGAGGCCTCTCTGTTCATCTCCTCCGATAACCGTCGGGGCTTCTGTTCCCGCTCCCGCGCTGCTGAGCCGGGCGTGCGCAAAGAGCAGGACCGCCCGGTAGAGCTGTTCAGCTTTGAGGTGCCCCAGCAGGTGCGGGCCCGCGAAACCAGCACCTACACTCAGGGCCGCGTCTTCGATGCCGTCACCAAAAAGCCCATTAAGGCCGACGTGCAGCTCTACGACCTGAACACCGACGAGCTGACCCAGTACGTCACGTCCGACTCCGAAAACGGCGACTACACGGTGGTGCTAAACGAAGGCCGCCAGTACGCCATGTACGCGGCCGCCGACAAATACCTGATGAGCAGCCTCAGCTTCGACTACAGCGACAAGCGCAGCTTCGATCCGCTGGTGCTGGACATCTACCTGGAGCCGGTGCGCTCCGGCCGCAGCATCGTGCTCAACAACCTATTCTTCGACACCCGCGAGTACGCCCTCAAGCCGAAGTCGCGCACCGAGCTGAACCGGCTGGTGGGCTTCATGAAGCAATACCCGGAAGTGCAGGTGGAAATCATCGGCCACACCGACGACGTGGGCTCCGACGACGACAATCTGGTGCTTTCGCAGAACCGCGCCAAGTCGGTGTACAGCTACCTCATCAGCCAGGGAGTGAAGGTGAACCGCCTGCGCTTTAAAGGCTATGGCGAGAGCAAGCCGTTGGTAGCGAACGACACAGAAAGCCACCGCCAGCAAAACCGTCGTATCGAGCTTAAAATCCTGTAG
- a CDS encoding 7-carboxy-7-deazaguanine synthase QueE, whose protein sequence is MEQFYTIQGEGYNTGRAAYFLRLGGCDVGCVWCDVKESWDADKHPRVAIADMVAAATAHAGRNVVITGGEPLMYELGPLTQALHAAGCQNWIETSGAYPLSGEWDWICVSPKKFKAPLPETLREAHELKIIIFNKSDFAWAEEHAAQVGPDCRLYLQPEWSKASQMMPLIVDYVKDNPRWQVSLQTHKFLDIP, encoded by the coding sequence ATGGAGCAGTTTTATACCATTCAGGGCGAGGGCTACAACACGGGCCGCGCCGCCTATTTCCTGCGTCTGGGCGGCTGCGACGTGGGCTGCGTCTGGTGCGACGTGAAAGAGTCGTGGGATGCCGACAAGCACCCGCGCGTTGCCATTGCGGATATGGTGGCTGCTGCCACCGCCCACGCTGGCCGCAACGTCGTGATTACCGGTGGCGAGCCGCTCATGTACGAACTGGGGCCGCTGACGCAGGCCCTGCACGCCGCCGGCTGCCAGAACTGGATTGAAACCTCCGGCGCCTACCCGCTCAGCGGCGAGTGGGACTGGATCTGCGTGTCGCCCAAGAAATTCAAGGCCCCGCTACCCGAAACTCTGCGGGAAGCGCACGAGCTTAAGATTATCATTTTCAATAAGTCGGACTTTGCCTGGGCCGAAGAGCACGCCGCGCAGGTAGGCCCCGACTGCCGGCTGTACCTGCAGCCGGAGTGGAGCAAGGCCTCGCAGATGATGCCGCTGATTGTGGACTATGTGAAAGACAATCCGCGGTGGCAGGTGTCGTTGCAGACCCATAAATTCCTCGATATCCCGTAG
- a CDS encoding metal-dependent transcriptional regulator: MPSFTEENYLKAVYKLAEAAPGSDVSTNSIAEVLQTRPASVTDMLRRLGEKGLLHYQRYRGVSLTAEGRQLALLTIRKHRLWEVFLVQKLGFNWDEVHEVAEQMEHIDSPLLVRRLDEFLGFPRLDPHGDPIPNEDGAMLRPSHRLVADLLPGEQGPVVAVKNTSVAFLQYLDKAGLKLGSYIEVLDKVEFDNSLEVRINNSVTTMLSAEVSRNLFVAG, encoded by the coding sequence ATGCCCAGCTTCACCGAGGAGAACTACCTGAAAGCCGTGTACAAGCTGGCCGAAGCGGCGCCGGGCTCGGACGTGAGCACCAACAGCATTGCCGAGGTGCTGCAGACCCGCCCGGCCTCCGTCACGGACATGCTGCGCCGCCTCGGCGAAAAAGGCCTGCTGCACTACCAGCGCTACCGCGGCGTGTCGCTCACGGCCGAGGGCCGGCAGCTGGCGCTGCTCACCATCCGAAAGCACCGCCTATGGGAAGTGTTTCTGGTGCAGAAGCTGGGCTTCAACTGGGATGAGGTGCACGAAGTGGCCGAGCAGATGGAGCACATCGACTCGCCGCTGCTCGTGCGCCGCCTCGACGAGTTCCTGGGCTTCCCGCGCCTCGACCCGCACGGCGACCCTATCCCGAACGAGGACGGCGCCATGCTGCGCCCCAGCCACCGCCTCGTAGCCGACCTGCTGCCCGGCGAGCAGGGCCCGGTGGTAGCCGTCAAGAACACGTCGGTGGCCTTCCTGCAGTACCTCGATAAAGCCGGCCTCAAGCTGGGTTCCTATATTGAAGTGTTGGACAAAGTGGAGTTTGATAACTCTCTGGAAGTCAGAATAAACAACTCCGTCACCACCATGCTTTCGGCGGAAGTAAGCCGCAACCTGTTCGTGGCCGGCTAG
- a CDS encoding 2,3,4,5-tetrahydropyridine-2,6-dicarboxylate N-succinyltransferase, with protein MTDLQQTIEAAWNDRSLLTNATTTEAIQHVIEELDKGRLRVAQPAADQEGGWLVNDWVKKAVILYFPIRQMETIEVGPFEFRDKMRLKTNYEQQGVRVVPPAVARYGAYLAPGVIMMPSYVNIGAWVGEGTMVDTWATVGSCAQIGAGVHLSGGVGIGGVLEPVQAAPVIIEDGAFVGSRSILVEGCFVGREAVIGAGVTITGSTKIIDVTGPEPVEYKGTVPARSVVIPGSYTKHFAAGDYQVPCALIIGQRKPSTDLKTSLNDALREHNVAV; from the coding sequence ATGACCGACCTGCAGCAAACCATCGAAGCAGCCTGGAACGACCGCAGCCTGCTCACGAATGCCACTACCACCGAGGCCATCCAGCACGTAATCGAGGAGCTCGACAAGGGCCGCCTGCGCGTAGCGCAGCCCGCCGCCGACCAGGAAGGCGGCTGGCTGGTAAACGACTGGGTGAAGAAAGCCGTCATCCTGTACTTCCCCATCCGCCAGATGGAAACCATCGAGGTGGGCCCGTTTGAGTTCCGCGACAAGATGCGCCTCAAAACCAACTACGAGCAGCAGGGCGTGCGCGTAGTGCCGCCGGCCGTAGCCCGCTACGGCGCCTACCTGGCCCCCGGCGTTATCATGATGCCGAGCTACGTGAACATTGGCGCCTGGGTAGGCGAGGGCACCATGGTGGATACCTGGGCCACGGTGGGCTCCTGCGCCCAGATTGGGGCCGGCGTGCACCTGAGCGGGGGTGTGGGCATTGGTGGGGTGCTGGAGCCGGTGCAGGCGGCGCCGGTTATCATCGAGGACGGCGCCTTCGTGGGCTCGCGCAGCATTCTGGTGGAAGGCTGCTTTGTGGGCCGCGAGGCCGTTATCGGGGCCGGCGTGACTATCACGGGCAGCACCAAAATCATCGACGTGACGGGCCCGGAGCCGGTTGAGTACAAAGGCACGGTGCCGGCCCGCTCGGTAGTTATCCCCGGCTCCTACACCAAGCACTTCGCCGCCGGCGACTACCAGGTGCCCTGCGCCCTCATCATCGGGCAGCGCAAGCCCAGCACCGACCTCAAAACCAGCCTTAACGACGCCCTGCGCGAGCACAACGTAGCGGTGTAA
- a CDS encoding citrate synthase → MAESAELILDGKSYSLPVIEGTEHEKAFDIGKLRDQTGYVTLDSGYKNTGATKSAITFLDGEEGILRYRGYPIEQLAEKSSFLEVAYLLIYGALPTQAQLDDFQHQITKHTLVHEDVRKIFDGFPSAAHPMAILSSLICSLTAFYPESVSPDLSKEEIDLNVIRLMAKISTIAAWTYKNNMGHPLNYPRNDLDYCSNFLYMMFSFPTEKYEINPVVVSALNKLLILHADHEQNCSTSTVRLVGSANASLYGSVSAGINALWGPLHGGANQEVLEMLQAIQKDGGDTSKFIAKAKDKNDSFRLMGFGHRVYKNFDPRAKIIKKAADEVLTALGIDDPLLKIAQELEQAALTDPYFVERKLYPNVDFYSGIIYRAIGIPTEMFTVMFALGRLPGWIAQWKEMRENKEPIGRPRQIYTGELERDYQPIAQRS, encoded by the coding sequence ATGGCAGAGTCTGCTGAATTGATCCTCGACGGGAAATCCTATTCCCTTCCCGTCATCGAAGGCACCGAACACGAAAAGGCATTCGACATTGGTAAGCTGCGCGACCAGACCGGCTACGTAACCCTCGACTCGGGCTACAAGAACACCGGAGCCACCAAAAGCGCCATCACGTTTCTGGATGGTGAGGAAGGCATTCTGCGCTACCGGGGCTATCCGATTGAGCAGCTCGCCGAGAAGTCCAGCTTTCTGGAAGTAGCCTACCTGCTGATCTACGGCGCGCTGCCCACCCAGGCCCAGCTCGACGACTTCCAGCACCAGATTACCAAGCACACGCTCGTGCACGAAGACGTGCGCAAGATTTTCGACGGCTTCCCGTCGGCGGCCCACCCGATGGCCATTCTGAGCAGCCTGATCTGCTCGCTCACAGCGTTCTACCCCGAGAGCGTGTCGCCGGACCTGAGCAAAGAAGAAATCGACCTCAACGTCATCCGTTTGATGGCCAAGATTTCGACCATTGCGGCCTGGACGTACAAAAACAACATGGGTCACCCGCTGAACTATCCGCGCAACGACCTCGACTACTGCTCGAACTTCCTGTACATGATGTTCAGCTTCCCTACGGAGAAGTATGAAATCAACCCTGTGGTAGTTAGCGCCCTCAACAAGCTGCTCATCCTGCACGCCGACCACGAGCAGAACTGCTCTACTTCGACGGTACGCCTAGTAGGCTCGGCCAACGCTAGCCTGTACGGCTCGGTTTCGGCCGGTATCAACGCACTGTGGGGCCCGCTGCACGGCGGTGCCAACCAGGAAGTGCTGGAGATGCTGCAGGCCATCCAGAAGGACGGCGGCGACACCAGCAAGTTCATTGCTAAGGCCAAAGACAAGAACGACTCGTTCCGCCTGATGGGCTTCGGCCACCGCGTGTACAAGAACTTCGACCCGCGCGCCAAGATTATCAAGAAGGCCGCCGACGAAGTGCTGACCGCCCTGGGCATCGACGACCCACTGCTGAAGATTGCGCAGGAACTGGAGCAAGCCGCCCTCACCGATCCATATTTCGTTGAGCGTAAGCTGTATCCGAACGTTGACTTCTACTCCGGCATTATCTACCGCGCTATCGGTATTCCTACCGAGATGTTCACGGTGATGTTTGCCCTGGGCCGCCTGCCCGGCTGGATTGCCCAGTGGAAAGAGATGCGCGAAAACAAGGAGCCTATCGGCCGCCCACGCCAGATCTATACCGGCGAGCTGGAGCGCGACTATCAGCCCATCGCGCAGCGTAGCTAG
- a CDS encoding 3-oxoacyl-ACP synthase III family protein, which produces MSTLRHSEIAGVGHYVPERVVTNADLTELMETTDEWIQERTGIRERRWFEEGKDTTANMGANAARKALEMAGLTPDDVQMIVFATLSPDYFFPGSGVLLQRELGIVAPIPAFDVRNQCSGFVYALSMADQFIKTGMYDTVLVVGSEIHSSGLDISTRGRGVSVIFGDGAGAVVLRPSTREGHGILSTHLHSQGEHAEELIVKEPGSNRNNRVDYVMANELDMYPYMNGQNVFKHAVVRFPQVIKEALDQNGYESKDIDMLIPHQANLRITQFVQQKMGLTDDKIFSNIQRYGNTTAASVPIALSEAVQEGRIKRGDLVCLAAFGSGFTWASALIKW; this is translated from the coding sequence ATGTCTACTCTCCGACATTCTGAAATTGCCGGCGTTGGCCACTACGTTCCCGAGCGGGTCGTAACCAACGCCGACCTCACCGAACTCATGGAAACCACCGACGAGTGGATTCAGGAACGCACCGGCATTCGGGAGCGACGCTGGTTTGAGGAGGGCAAAGACACCACGGCCAACATGGGCGCCAACGCGGCCCGCAAGGCCCTGGAAATGGCGGGCCTCACGCCCGACGACGTGCAGATGATTGTGTTTGCCACCCTGTCGCCCGACTATTTCTTCCCGGGCTCGGGCGTGCTGCTACAGCGCGAGCTGGGCATCGTGGCCCCCATTCCGGCCTTCGACGTGCGCAACCAGTGCTCCGGCTTCGTGTACGCGCTGAGCATGGCCGACCAGTTCATCAAAACCGGCATGTACGATACGGTGCTGGTAGTCGGCTCTGAGATTCATTCGTCAGGCCTCGACATCAGCACCCGCGGCCGGGGCGTGTCGGTTATCTTCGGGGACGGCGCCGGCGCGGTGGTCCTGCGGCCCAGCACCCGCGAAGGCCACGGCATCCTCAGCACCCACCTGCACTCCCAGGGCGAGCACGCCGAGGAGCTGATTGTGAAAGAGCCCGGCTCCAATCGCAACAACCGGGTGGACTACGTCATGGCCAACGAGCTCGACATGTACCCCTACATGAACGGCCAGAACGTGTTCAAGCACGCCGTGGTGCGCTTCCCGCAGGTCATCAAGGAAGCCCTCGACCAGAACGGCTACGAGTCCAAGGACATCGACATGCTGATTCCGCACCAGGCCAACCTGCGCATCACGCAGTTCGTGCAGCAGAAGATGGGCCTCACCGACGACAAGATTTTCAGCAACATCCAGCGCTACGGCAACACCACCGCCGCCAGCGTGCCCATCGCACTGAGCGAAGCCGTGCAGGAAGGCCGCATCAAGCGCGGCGACCTGGTGTGCCTGGCCGCCTTTGGCTCCGGTTTCACCTGGGCCTCGGCGCTCATCAAATGGTAA
- a CDS encoding bifunctional 5,10-methylenetetrahydrofolate dehydrogenase/5,10-methenyltetrahydrofolate cyclohydrolase — MTTAPDATTYRLIDGKQTAEAIKEEIAAEVAQRKAAGQKTPHLAAILVGHDGGSETYVRNKVLACERVGFESTLLRYEDTITEAELLAKVQELNEDDSIDGFIVQLPLPRHIDTNKVIEAVRPEKDVDGFHPMNIGRMVAGLQALLPATPSGIVELLRRYELPTDGKHCVVIGRSNIVGTPVSILLAKNLEPGNCTVTLCHSRTQNLADITRTADILVAALGRPEFVTADMVKPGAVVIDVGTTRVEDADKKSGWALKGDVNFAEVAPLTSYITPVPGGVGPMTIAMLLLNTLKAAKGEVYPK, encoded by the coding sequence ATGACCACTGCCCCCGACGCCACCACCTACCGCCTCATCGACGGCAAGCAAACCGCCGAGGCCATCAAGGAAGAAATTGCTGCCGAAGTAGCCCAGCGCAAAGCCGCCGGCCAGAAGACGCCGCACCTGGCCGCCATTCTGGTGGGCCACGACGGCGGCTCGGAAACTTACGTGCGCAACAAAGTGCTGGCCTGCGAGCGGGTCGGCTTCGAGAGCACGCTGCTGCGCTACGAAGACACCATCACGGAGGCTGAGCTGCTGGCCAAGGTGCAGGAGCTGAACGAGGACGACAGCATCGACGGATTCATTGTGCAGTTGCCGCTGCCGCGCCACATCGACACCAACAAGGTGATTGAGGCGGTGCGGCCGGAGAAGGACGTGGATGGTTTTCACCCGATGAACATCGGGCGGATGGTGGCCGGCCTGCAGGCGCTGCTGCCCGCCACGCCCTCGGGCATCGTGGAGCTGCTGCGCCGCTACGAGCTGCCGACGGACGGCAAGCACTGCGTGGTAATCGGGCGCAGTAACATTGTGGGCACACCGGTTAGCATACTGCTGGCCAAGAACTTAGAGCCCGGTAACTGCACCGTGACTTTATGCCACTCACGCACCCAGAACCTGGCCGACATCACCCGCACTGCCGACATCCTGGTAGCCGCTTTGGGCCGCCCGGAGTTCGTGACGGCCGATATGGTGAAGCCCGGCGCGGTGGTCATCGACGTGGGCACCACCCGCGTGGAGGACGCCGACAAGAAGTCGGGCTGGGCGCTGAAGGGCGACGTGAACTTCGCCGAGGTGGCGCCGCTCACGTCCTACATCACACCCGTACCGGGTGGCGTGGGGCCGATGACCATTGCCATGCTACTGCTCAACACGCTGAAAGCCGCCAAAGGGGAGGTGTACCCGAAATAG
- the mnmE gene encoding tRNA uridine-5-carboxymethylaminomethyl(34) synthesis GTPase MnmE — protein MALAHPPALSDTIIALSTPPGAGAIAVLRLSGPEAIALTDGAFAGKRLRDQPGHTLHYGTIRDADRILDEVVVSLFRAPHSYTREDVVEISCHGSDYIVQEVLRLFTRRGARLAEAGEFTKRAFLHGAFDLAQAEAVADLIAADSQLSHQVAMQQMRGGFSRELKDLRGRLVQFAALLELELDFGEEDVEFADRTGLVTLLQEVQALVRRLLRSFELGNVIKNGVTTVIAGRPNAGKSTLLNALLHEERAIVSAIAGTTRDLIEDEVSIDGIRFRFVDTAGLRDTTDVVESMGVERTMKRVLQAALVVYLFDITTTTPTELQAEIQALGLAPGVPVLAVGNKLDTASDPELDAFRSRPGTVLIAASRGDGLDELQQALLQLVRGEGLDRLGSSTIVTNLRHARSLEAAALALNAVLTGLATGAGTELLAADLRHALAALGEITGEISSDDLLTSIFTQFCIGK, from the coding sequence GTGGCCCTAGCCCATCCTCCCGCGCTTTCCGACACCATCATTGCCCTGTCTACCCCGCCCGGCGCGGGGGCTATTGCGGTGCTGCGCCTTTCCGGCCCCGAGGCCATTGCCCTCACCGACGGCGCCTTTGCCGGCAAGCGCCTGCGCGACCAGCCGGGCCACACCCTGCACTACGGCACCATCCGCGACGCCGACCGGATTCTGGACGAGGTAGTAGTGTCGCTGTTCCGGGCCCCGCACTCCTACACCCGCGAGGACGTGGTGGAAATCAGCTGCCACGGCTCCGACTACATCGTGCAGGAGGTGCTGCGCCTCTTCACGCGGCGCGGCGCCCGGCTGGCCGAGGCCGGCGAGTTCACCAAGCGCGCCTTCCTGCACGGCGCCTTCGACCTGGCCCAGGCCGAGGCCGTAGCCGACCTGATTGCCGCCGACTCGCAGCTTTCGCACCAGGTAGCCATGCAGCAGATGCGCGGCGGCTTCTCGCGCGAGCTGAAAGACCTGCGGGGCCGCCTCGTGCAGTTCGCCGCTTTGCTGGAGCTGGAGTTGGACTTCGGCGAGGAAGACGTAGAGTTTGCCGACCGCACCGGGCTGGTGACGCTGCTGCAGGAAGTGCAGGCGCTGGTTCGCCGGCTGCTCCGCTCCTTTGAGCTCGGCAACGTCATCAAGAACGGCGTCACCACCGTCATTGCCGGGCGGCCCAACGCCGGCAAAAGCACCCTGCTCAACGCCCTGCTCCACGAAGAGCGCGCCATCGTCTCGGCCATTGCCGGCACCACCCGCGACCTGATCGAAGACGAGGTCAGCATCGACGGCATCCGGTTCCGGTTTGTGGACACGGCCGGCCTGCGCGATACCACCGACGTGGTGGAGTCTATGGGCGTGGAGCGTACCATGAAGCGGGTATTGCAAGCTGCTTTGGTGGTATATCTGTTTGATATTACGACCACTACCCCCACCGAGCTTCAAGCGGAGATTCAGGCCCTGGGACTGGCCCCCGGCGTACCGGTGCTGGCCGTCGGCAACAAGCTCGACACCGCCTCCGACCCCGAGCTGGACGCCTTCCGCAGCCGCCCCGGCACCGTGCTCATTGCCGCCAGCCGCGGCGACGGCCTCGACGAGCTGCAGCAGGCGCTGCTGCAGCTGGTGCGCGGCGAAGGCCTCGACCGGCTGGGCAGCAGCACCATCGTCACGAACCTGCGCCACGCCCGCAGCCTGGAAGCCGCCGCGCTGGCGCTTAACGCCGTGCTGACGGGCCTGGCGACGGGTGCCGGCACCGAGTTGCTGGCCGCCGACCTGCGCCACGCCCTGGCGGCGCTGGGCGAAATCACCGGCGAAATTTCTTCCGACGATTTGCTGACCAGTATTTTCACCCAGTTCTGCATCGGTAAATAA